A DNA window from Pseudomonas sp. GD03919 contains the following coding sequences:
- a CDS encoding OprD family porin: protein MNSKTKLSLAVLAALAGISPLANAEEQREGFIEGSSLNILNRNFYFNRDNRNGESGAGGAGYSETWAHGIIGQFESGFTRGTVGVGVDAFAMLGLKLDTGGGRNGGRSTFDVLPVDSNGEARDEYSKVGGALKARAFDTVLKVGDVFPTTPVVHYGDSRLLPESFRGITLENSSVNGLTLQGGRLHAMSQPVSSDMRDKFATFYAGPVDSPWVGYFGGDYSVNENLQVSAYSARLKDAWDQYYFGASLTQPLTEDVSLITGFNYYNVQDEGKQLLGELNNNIWSAKVGVQFGAHTVTLSHQRNNGDDDFDYLRQADSIYLDNSIQYTDFNSPKERSWMVRYDLNMQAYGIPGLSFMARYGKGTDADYSNANDVYMRRDADGNPLVDQKRWERDIEAKYVVQTGSLKDMSFRIRQANTRATQFESDLDEFRLIVEYPLSVL from the coding sequence ATGAATTCAAAGACCAAGCTGTCGCTTGCCGTCCTCGCAGCACTGGCAGGTATCAGCCCTCTCGCGAATGCTGAAGAGCAGCGCGAGGGCTTCATCGAAGGCAGCAGCCTGAACATCCTTAACCGCAATTTCTACTTCAATCGAGATAACCGTAACGGCGAGAGCGGTGCTGGCGGTGCCGGTTACTCTGAAACCTGGGCACACGGCATCATTGGCCAGTTTGAGTCTGGCTTCACTCGCGGGACTGTTGGGGTGGGCGTTGATGCATTTGCAATGCTCGGGCTCAAGTTGGACACCGGTGGTGGCCGAAATGGTGGTCGCAGCACATTCGATGTGCTTCCCGTCGATAGCAATGGCGAGGCACGTGATGAGTACTCCAAGGTCGGCGGGGCGCTGAAGGCACGAGCTTTCGATACTGTCCTTAAAGTCGGCGACGTGTTTCCAACTACTCCCGTCGTTCACTATGGCGACTCTCGCCTGCTACCTGAATCCTTCCGGGGTATTACCCTAGAGAACAGCAGCGTAAATGGACTCACTCTGCAGGGTGGTCGTCTCCACGCTATGAGTCAGCCGGTGTCCAGCGACATGCGTGACAAGTTCGCCACCTTCTATGCGGGTCCTGTTGACTCGCCATGGGTCGGCTACTTCGGGGGTGATTACAGCGTCAACGAAAACCTTCAAGTCAGTGCATACAGCGCACGCTTGAAGGACGCATGGGATCAGTACTACTTCGGTGCTTCTCTGACCCAGCCCCTCACCGAAGACGTTTCCCTGATCACCGGCTTCAACTACTACAACGTTCAGGATGAAGGGAAGCAGCTGCTGGGCGAGCTGAACAACAACATCTGGAGCGCTAAGGTCGGCGTACAGTTTGGTGCCCACACGGTCACCCTGTCGCACCAGCGCAACAACGGTGATGACGACTTCGACTATCTGCGCCAAGCGGACTCGATCTACCTCGACAACTCCATCCAGTACACCGACTTCAACTCGCCGAAAGAGCGTTCTTGGATGGTCCGCTACGACCTGAACATGCAGGCATACGGCATCCCTGGTCTCTCGTTCATGGCTCGTTACGGTAAAGGCACCGACGCTGATTACTCCAACGCCAACGACGTCTATATGCGTCGCGACGCGGATGGTAATCCGCTGGTCGATCAAAAGCGTTGGGAGCGGGACATCGAGGCCAAATACGTGGTGCAGACAGGCTCGCTCAAGGACATGTCCTTCCGCATTCGACAAGCTAATACTCGAGCAACTCAATTTGAGTCAGATCTGGACGAGTTCCGCCTGATCGTCGAGTACCCCCTGAGCGTGCTTTAA
- a CDS encoding TolC family protein yields the protein MERLALLVLLMGASGSAASQALPIQEALPTPIATSLLNSDPRVASARASMEAMMQEAGIIRRSPYEFVVAATGQQRRVDSGPNYNEWNVGVERTIRLPGKVSADNDISSAVVEEAYAGYGEARHMAAQELMALWLDWLAAEHALDIANKGLTSAKESLAAVEKRSRAGDASKLDVSLARAEQAEQLRQGNDAKVLAASNWARLSNRFPGIERNKIALPAPSKELGDLASWRERILQESDELRRAEATALKSQGQASRARADKIPDPTLGVFTTSEQGSRERIYGVSISMPIPSGTRSARYSQALSQEEAAAQDVALVKRELEMRIAHDVVQANGAYDSYIIAKDGAEAMAQNEAQMQRAYELGEADLQSLLLARRQAVTASTNALDAHVEALRTHLSLLIDAHMIWKLDES from the coding sequence ATGGAACGATTAGCTCTTCTTGTATTGCTAATGGGGGCCAGTGGTTCTGCAGCCTCGCAGGCACTGCCCATTCAGGAGGCATTGCCAACACCCATCGCAACGTCCCTACTTAATTCCGACCCTCGGGTCGCATCGGCCAGAGCGAGCATGGAGGCAATGATGCAAGAGGCAGGCATCATCCGGCGCTCGCCCTATGAGTTTGTTGTGGCTGCTACAGGACAGCAGCGCCGTGTGGATAGCGGGCCTAACTACAACGAGTGGAACGTAGGTGTAGAGCGCACTATCAGGCTGCCAGGCAAGGTGAGCGCGGATAACGACATCAGCAGTGCTGTGGTTGAGGAAGCCTATGCCGGTTACGGCGAGGCGAGGCACATGGCGGCTCAGGAGCTCATGGCGTTATGGCTGGACTGGCTCGCCGCCGAACATGCTCTGGATATCGCCAATAAGGGGCTGACGTCAGCAAAGGAGAGCCTGGCAGCAGTGGAGAAACGCAGCAGAGCTGGAGATGCCTCTAAGCTCGATGTGAGTCTCGCCCGTGCCGAGCAGGCGGAGCAACTACGGCAGGGTAACGATGCCAAGGTACTGGCAGCCTCCAACTGGGCACGCCTTTCCAACCGATTCCCAGGTATTGAACGCAACAAAATTGCGCTACCAGCACCGTCCAAGGAGCTGGGTGACCTTGCAAGCTGGCGTGAGCGGATTCTGCAGGAAAGTGATGAGCTACGGCGTGCAGAGGCGACGGCGCTCAAGTCCCAAGGACAGGCGAGTCGCGCAAGAGCCGACAAGATTCCTGATCCGACCTTGGGTGTCTTCACTACCTCGGAGCAAGGTAGCCGGGAGCGGATCTACGGCGTAAGCATCAGCATGCCGATTCCCAGTGGTACGCGTAGTGCACGATACAGCCAGGCGCTATCTCAAGAGGAGGCTGCTGCCCAGGACGTTGCTCTGGTTAAGCGGGAACTAGAGATGCGCATCGCGCATGATGTTGTGCAGGCCAATGGTGCCTATGACAGCTACATCATCGCGAAGGATGGTGCAGAGGCAATGGCACAGAACGAGGCGCAGATGCAGCGTGCCTATGAGCTTGGCGAGGCTGACCTGCAATCATTGCTGCTGGCTCGGCGTCAGGCGGTGACCGCTTCAACCAACGCGCTGGATGCGCACGTTGAAGCATTGCGGACCCATCTTTCGCTACTAATCGACGCGCACATGATCTGGAAACTAGACGAGTCCTGA
- a CDS encoding DUF3240 family protein, whose protein sequence is MSNIWLTLLCPPSLEEKLIDQLLVTAGTQVFTSTPVAAHGLSTSALDPVEQVMGRARAVQIQLVVDQDHVMHLLDILREQFPRTGLRFWTAQINLIGELA, encoded by the coding sequence ATGTCTAACATTTGGCTGACCTTGCTGTGTCCACCCAGCCTTGAAGAAAAGCTGATCGATCAACTTCTTGTGACCGCCGGTACTCAGGTCTTCACCAGCACGCCGGTTGCGGCGCATGGTCTTTCTACGTCTGCTCTGGACCCAGTTGAGCAGGTGATGGGAAGAGCTCGGGCTGTGCAGATACAGCTTGTAGTGGACCAGGACCACGTCATGCACTTACTGGATATCTTGCGAGAGCAGTTCCCTCGGACAGGGCTGCGATTCTGGACCGCCCAGATCAATCTCATCGGAGAGCTCGCGTGA
- a CDS encoding efflux RND transporter permease subunit has product MLSRLVQFSLSQRLFMLLATVLIAAAGWYAYRGLPIDAFPDVASTQVKVIMKAPGMTPEEVESRIAVPIEVEMLGIPDTKILRSVTKYGLVDVTIDFKDGTDIYWARQQVAERLGNLTDSLPEGISGGMAPITTPLGEMFMFTVDGESMSLVERRSLLDWVIRPALRTVPGVADVNSLGGQVRTFEIMPDPIRMAANGVSLEQLSEAVNGNNRNDGAGRLGEGDEVLLVRSEGSIRTLDDLRAVVVSANGSSPVRVADLAEVEIGTLTRYGVVTQDGNGEAVQGLVLGLAGANAKEVVKGVQQKLKELEATLPEGIKITSFYDRSSLVEKAVGAVSKALLEATVLVIVLLALFLGNIRAALTVALVLPLAALITFILMRFFGMSANLMSLGGLAIAIGMLVDAAVVVVENIVQRLATDTSEGKLPRLHIIYRAVREVAVPVTSGILIIITVFLPLLTLQGLEGKFFVPVALTIVFALAGSLLLSLTVIPVLSSYLLREVKHEDPWLARKLLAIYSPALDWGLRQQKLIGVMAVSLLVVAGLVYTQVGKTFMPTMDEGDLIVGIEKLPSVSLEQTAELDKKIHKALMGAIPEIRGIVARAGSDEIGLDPMGLNQTDTYLLLKPTDEWRMDTKEELMDEIRKVLDPMPGIDYSFTQPIEMRVSEMIIGVRGDLAVKVYGPELGKLNELGAQIEGLLKTVPGNQDVYTVQNDGVQYLRVEIDRLQAGRFGLSVEAIQDALRAQIEGQRAGTVIEGNQRTPILIRADASVRASPAEFDAVRITTPDGRTVPLRSVAKLERAEGPVKIDREMGSRYSVVIANVAGRDLVGFVEEAKALVGKNVELPNGYRISWGGQFENQQRAAARLTVVIPVALGLIFVLLFSTFGSVRQALLILSNIPFALVGGIVALWLTGEYLSVPASVGFIALLGIAVLNGIVLVSYFNQLYGEGMALRDVVVQGAKRRLRPVMMTASITAFGLVPLLFATGPGSEIQRPLAIVVIGGLITVTALTLMLLPILYLRFAHPQRETADV; this is encoded by the coding sequence ATGCTTAGTCGCCTCGTCCAATTTTCGTTATCGCAGCGGCTGTTCATGCTGCTGGCGACAGTCCTTATCGCGGCTGCGGGTTGGTATGCCTACCGCGGACTGCCTATTGATGCATTTCCAGACGTCGCCAGCACCCAGGTGAAGGTGATCATGAAGGCGCCTGGGATGACTCCGGAGGAAGTGGAAAGCCGGATTGCAGTACCCATCGAGGTCGAGATGCTTGGCATCCCGGACACCAAAATCCTGCGCTCTGTCACTAAGTACGGCCTGGTTGATGTGACCATCGATTTCAAGGATGGGACCGACATCTATTGGGCCCGGCAGCAGGTGGCGGAGCGGTTAGGCAATCTGACCGATAGCCTGCCAGAGGGAATTTCCGGAGGCATGGCGCCCATCACTACTCCGTTGGGCGAGATGTTCATGTTCACGGTTGATGGTGAATCGATGTCACTGGTGGAGCGCCGCAGCCTGCTGGACTGGGTCATCCGCCCGGCACTACGCACGGTACCCGGCGTTGCCGACGTCAACTCACTAGGTGGGCAGGTGCGTACCTTCGAGATCATGCCTGACCCGATACGGATGGCCGCCAATGGCGTGAGCCTGGAGCAGTTGTCCGAGGCCGTGAACGGCAACAACCGCAACGACGGTGCCGGTCGTCTGGGAGAGGGTGATGAGGTCCTGCTGGTCCGCAGCGAGGGCAGTATTCGCACCCTGGATGATCTTCGTGCGGTAGTAGTGAGCGCCAATGGCTCCTCGCCTGTGCGAGTGGCCGACCTCGCCGAGGTGGAGATCGGGACTCTGACGCGCTACGGCGTGGTCACACAGGACGGCAATGGCGAGGCGGTACAGGGCCTGGTGCTCGGTCTTGCCGGCGCTAACGCGAAAGAGGTTGTTAAGGGGGTGCAGCAGAAGCTCAAGGAGCTTGAAGCAACCCTGCCAGAGGGGATCAAGATCACCAGCTTCTACGACCGCTCCTCCCTAGTGGAGAAAGCCGTTGGTGCCGTATCCAAGGCGCTACTAGAAGCTACCGTTCTGGTAATCGTGCTCCTAGCACTATTCCTCGGCAACATTCGTGCGGCGCTCACCGTAGCACTGGTACTGCCCCTTGCTGCCTTGATCACCTTCATCCTCATGCGCTTCTTTGGCATGTCCGCGAACCTCATGAGTCTCGGAGGGTTGGCTATTGCCATCGGCATGCTTGTAGATGCTGCGGTGGTGGTGGTGGAAAACATAGTGCAGCGCCTTGCCACCGACACCTCTGAAGGCAAGCTGCCACGTCTGCACATCATCTATCGAGCGGTGCGGGAAGTTGCGGTGCCGGTGACCTCCGGCATTCTGATCATCATCACTGTGTTCCTCCCGCTGCTGACTCTGCAGGGACTAGAGGGCAAGTTCTTCGTACCTGTTGCTCTGACTATCGTCTTCGCTTTGGCCGGCTCGCTGTTGCTGTCTCTAACAGTTATCCCAGTGCTTTCGTCTTACCTGCTACGCGAGGTGAAACACGAGGACCCGTGGCTGGCCCGCAAGCTTCTGGCGATTTACAGCCCCGCGCTCGACTGGGGCCTGCGCCAACAGAAGCTAATCGGTGTAATGGCGGTTTCGCTGTTGGTCGTTGCAGGGCTCGTTTACACCCAGGTTGGTAAGACCTTCATGCCGACCATGGACGAAGGTGACCTGATTGTTGGCATCGAAAAGTTGCCTTCGGTGAGCCTGGAGCAGACTGCTGAGTTGGATAAGAAGATCCACAAGGCGCTGATGGGGGCCATACCGGAAATTCGCGGCATCGTCGCGCGAGCTGGCTCGGATGAGATTGGCTTGGACCCTATGGGTCTCAACCAGACTGACACCTACCTGCTGCTCAAACCGACCGATGAATGGCGGATGGATACCAAGGAAGAGCTGATGGACGAGATCCGTAAGGTTCTCGATCCAATGCCTGGTATCGATTACAGCTTCACCCAGCCCATCGAGATGCGCGTGTCCGAGATGATCATCGGTGTACGTGGGGACCTAGCGGTTAAGGTCTATGGCCCGGAGCTGGGCAAGCTCAACGAGCTCGGTGCTCAGATCGAAGGTCTGTTGAAAACTGTGCCTGGCAACCAGGACGTATACACCGTGCAGAACGACGGTGTGCAGTACCTGCGAGTAGAGATCGATCGGCTTCAGGCTGGCCGCTTCGGTCTGTCTGTCGAGGCCATTCAAGATGCACTGCGCGCCCAGATCGAAGGTCAACGCGCCGGCACAGTTATCGAAGGCAATCAGCGTACGCCCATCCTCATTCGTGCGGATGCATCGGTGCGTGCGTCGCCCGCCGAGTTTGATGCAGTACGCATCACCACGCCGGATGGTCGTACCGTACCGCTGCGCAGTGTCGCCAAGCTGGAGCGTGCCGAGGGGCCGGTGAAGATCGACCGTGAGATGGGCAGCCGCTACAGCGTTGTAATCGCCAACGTTGCAGGTCGTGACCTGGTGGGCTTCGTCGAGGAGGCGAAGGCGTTGGTGGGCAAGAATGTCGAGCTGCCAAATGGTTATCGCATTAGCTGGGGTGGCCAGTTCGAAAACCAGCAGCGTGCCGCCGCGCGCTTGACCGTGGTTATCCCGGTCGCCTTGGGGCTGATCTTCGTACTGCTTTTCTCCACCTTCGGCTCTGTGCGACAGGCACTGCTCATCCTAAGCAATATCCCGTTCGCTCTGGTGGGCGGCATCGTCGCGTTGTGGCTCACAGGGGAATATCTGTCGGTACCTGCGTCGGTTGGGTTCATTGCATTACTTGGTATCGCAGTGCTCAACGGCATCGTGTTGGTGAGTTACTTCAACCAGCTATACGGCGAAGGCATGGCCTTGCGAGATGTGGTTGTGCAGGGCGCGAAGCGCCGGCTGCGCCCAGTAATGATGACTGCATCCATCACAGCCTTCGGCCTAGTGCCGCTCCTGTTTGCTACGGGCCCCGGCTCTGAGATCCAGCGCCCCTTGGCCATCGTTGTCATCGGCGGGCTGATCACCGTAACAGCGCTGACGCTAATGCTGTTGCCAATCCTCTATCTCCGATTTGCTCACCCCCAGAGGGAGACTGCTGATGTCTAA
- a CDS encoding efflux RND transporter periplasmic adaptor subunit, whose product MKVNRHLGYVKSLSLACACLLSGTALGAEKFTVSEEQMRALGIKLIPVQNAMGEVRSRYPGQVVVPPKSEQVISSPLEGLVTQLLVGEFQAVKRGETLARLSSPAMSQLQLQLLQASARVTLARQANVREQSLFEEGIIPQRRAQESLAVLKEAEATFAQAKSELSLAGMSKEAMELVIRTGVPSDSITLTAAQDGIVSAISVRPGQRVDAATAILNVTQVDTLWLDVQIPAAASLSVKVGARVEVADKQVTGRVLSLSPTITADNQFVVLRAEIDGAAAGFLRPGELVTVEIPVESSGQSWSLPLTAVARNKDDSVIFVRTPDGFVAKPVKVQASAGQLVRVEGDLAPQDQVAVSGVVALKGAWLEEDGE is encoded by the coding sequence ATGAAAGTGAATAGACACTTGGGCTATGTGAAAAGTTTGTCGCTTGCCTGTGCTTGTCTCCTGTCCGGAACTGCTCTCGGTGCCGAGAAGTTCACTGTCTCCGAGGAGCAGATGCGGGCTCTCGGAATCAAGTTGATCCCTGTGCAGAACGCCATGGGCGAGGTGCGTAGCCGCTACCCGGGGCAGGTGGTGGTACCGCCGAAATCGGAACAGGTCATCAGCTCTCCTCTGGAAGGGCTGGTAACGCAGCTACTAGTTGGAGAATTTCAGGCAGTGAAGCGCGGTGAAACGCTGGCACGTCTTTCAAGTCCAGCCATGAGTCAGCTTCAACTGCAGCTCCTGCAGGCTTCCGCTCGGGTAACCCTGGCACGCCAAGCAAACGTACGTGAGCAGTCGCTGTTTGAAGAGGGGATCATCCCTCAGCGTCGTGCCCAGGAGTCCCTCGCGGTACTGAAAGAAGCTGAGGCCACATTTGCTCAGGCGAAGTCTGAGCTGTCCTTGGCGGGGATGTCGAAAGAGGCGATGGAGCTGGTGATCCGCACTGGTGTTCCTTCTGACTCAATCACGCTGACTGCTGCACAGGACGGCATTGTCAGCGCAATTTCAGTGCGGCCTGGCCAGCGTGTTGACGCGGCCACAGCAATTCTCAACGTCACCCAAGTCGATACCTTGTGGCTCGATGTGCAGATTCCTGCGGCGGCGAGCCTGAGCGTCAAGGTCGGCGCCCGTGTTGAAGTGGCCGATAAGCAGGTCACTGGTCGGGTGCTGAGCCTGAGCCCGACTATTACTGCGGACAACCAGTTCGTTGTACTGCGTGCCGAAATCGATGGCGCGGCAGCAGGCTTCCTGCGACCTGGCGAGTTGGTGACGGTAGAAATCCCTGTCGAATCTTCAGGGCAGTCCTGGTCGCTTCCGCTCACTGCAGTTGCACGCAATAAAGACGACTCGGTGATTTTTGTCCGCACTCCCGATGGATTTGTTGCGAAGCCGGTAAAGGTGCAGGCCAGCGCTGGCCAGTTGGTGAGGGTGGAGGGGGATCTCGCTCCCCAGGACCAGGTTGCCGTGAGTGGCGTTGTTGCGCTCAAAGGTGCCTGGCTTGAGGAGGACGGTGAGTGA
- a CDS encoding heavy metal response regulator transcription factor yields MRVLVVEDEPKTAEYLQQGLTESGYVVDRAANGIDALHLFSHNTYSLVILDVNLPNLDGWGVLEHIRKTSRVRIMMLTGRGRLNDKVKGLEGGADDYMVKPFEFPELLARVRSLLRRGDELAESSTLRVADLEMDPGRHRAYRGTHRIDLTTKEFALLHLLMSRTGEVLTRSQIISLVWDMNFDCDTNVIDVSIRRLRAKIDDPFDVKLIHTLRGVGYVLEDRS; encoded by the coding sequence ATGCGTGTACTGGTTGTAGAAGACGAACCCAAAACTGCCGAATATCTTCAACAGGGTTTAACGGAAAGCGGCTATGTAGTAGATCGAGCGGCAAATGGGATCGACGCTCTTCATCTTTTCAGTCACAACACATATAGCCTCGTCATTCTTGATGTGAACCTGCCCAACCTGGATGGCTGGGGCGTTCTTGAGCACATCCGAAAAACAAGTCGTGTACGCATCATGATGCTGACCGGGCGGGGTCGCCTTAACGACAAGGTCAAAGGCCTGGAAGGCGGGGCCGACGATTACATGGTCAAGCCATTCGAGTTTCCTGAGCTCCTAGCCCGTGTGCGCTCGCTGCTGCGTCGGGGTGATGAACTTGCCGAATCGTCCACGCTTCGTGTGGCTGATCTCGAAATGGATCCAGGTCGCCATCGGGCCTATCGCGGCACACACCGCATAGACCTGACGACCAAGGAATTTGCACTACTCCACCTGCTCATGAGTCGCACAGGTGAAGTACTGACCCGCTCGCAGATCATCTCCCTTGTTTGGGACATGAATTTCGACTGCGACACGAACGTCATCGATGTTTCCATTCGGCGACTGCGCGCCAAGATCGATGACCCATTCGATGTGAAGTTAATCCACACACTACGTGGAGTCGGCTATGTACTTGAGGACCGTTCATGA
- a CDS encoding heavy metal sensor histidine kinase: MRTDSLATRLGLKVGLMSVALVALIAAVGALMLHQGLERIAQSSASTKMEGIAHSLATAINVGDISSKTHVLVDLAMGHNNLYVSIFDSAQSTQPVLTLGSKSITFELHRFPAEKVLGFHEWLDPLGRPMLSASQLMRLKDGTEVGVYLTIDQSADAALLDALLKWALIASPFLLLLTMTVAWWTVRRGLRPLTSFLRVASKVSTDNLEHRLPMEKLPAELRELANGINFMLHRLDNGVQQLSQFSDDLAHELRAPITNLMGKVQVTLSRERPPQEYREVLESCSEELDRVTRIVSDMLFLAHVSHPASQVQFDTVALDDELQRVGDLFSLSGEEKGVHLEYCGGGLVRGNRLMIQRAISNLLSNAIRYCPSGACVQMRIDQKGGLVRLSVGNPGHGIGAEHLPHLFERFYRVDKSRARSEGGTGLGLAIVRSIMSLHQGNARVEVDADGYTRFYLEFPAVAA; encoded by the coding sequence ATGAGGACAGACAGCCTCGCAACCCGACTTGGGCTGAAGGTTGGTCTGATGAGCGTTGCCCTCGTTGCGCTCATCGCTGCAGTTGGCGCCTTGATGCTTCATCAGGGGCTGGAGCGCATTGCCCAATCGAGTGCTAGTACAAAGATGGAGGGCATTGCTCACAGCCTGGCCACAGCGATCAATGTCGGTGACATCAGCTCCAAGACTCATGTGCTCGTCGACTTGGCCATGGGGCACAACAACCTCTATGTCAGCATTTTCGACTCGGCTCAGAGCACTCAGCCCGTGCTTACCCTTGGGTCGAAATCGATAACCTTTGAGTTGCACAGGTTCCCTGCAGAGAAGGTGCTTGGCTTTCACGAATGGCTCGACCCGCTTGGCCGTCCGATGCTCAGCGCCTCGCAGCTCATGCGCCTGAAGGATGGCACCGAAGTGGGCGTCTATCTCACTATCGATCAATCAGCGGATGCTGCCCTCTTGGACGCACTGCTGAAATGGGCACTGATCGCCTCTCCATTCCTGCTGCTGCTAACAATGACTGTTGCCTGGTGGACAGTTCGCCGCGGCCTACGCCCGCTAACCAGCTTTCTGCGAGTTGCTTCCAAGGTGTCCACCGACAACCTCGAGCACCGACTACCGATGGAAAAGCTCCCGGCAGAGCTGCGCGAGTTAGCGAACGGTATCAACTTCATGCTCCACCGGCTGGACAATGGGGTACAGCAACTCTCCCAGTTTTCCGATGACCTGGCCCATGAGCTTCGAGCCCCCATCACCAACCTGATGGGCAAGGTCCAAGTGACCCTTTCGCGCGAACGCCCACCGCAGGAGTATCGTGAAGTGCTGGAGTCTTGCTCTGAGGAGCTAGATCGTGTGACCCGCATCGTCTCCGATATGCTGTTTCTCGCGCATGTCAGTCACCCCGCTTCACAAGTGCAATTCGACACGGTAGCGCTCGATGATGAGCTACAGCGAGTAGGTGACCTGTTCAGCCTTAGTGGTGAAGAGAAAGGGGTGCATCTGGAGTATTGCGGGGGCGGACTGGTTCGAGGCAATCGCTTGATGATCCAGCGTGCAATCTCCAACCTTCTTTCCAATGCCATCCGCTACTGCCCCTCCGGCGCCTGTGTCCAAATGAGGATCGATCAGAAGGGAGGCCTTGTCCGTCTCTCTGTCGGTAACCCAGGACATGGGATTGGTGCTGAACACTTGCCGCATCTGTTCGAGCGGTTTTATAGAGTCGACAAGAGCAGAGCACG